One Amaranthus tricolor cultivar Red isolate AtriRed21 chromosome 10, ASM2621246v1, whole genome shotgun sequence genomic window carries:
- the LOC130826043 gene encoding uncharacterized WD repeat-containing protein C2A9.03-like: MSQQQVDEFDYMADEPDVADFIDDVDGEFFARDDGNIGVDEYDLLTEVTDTSAASARRGKDIQGIPWDRLNITREKYRLTRLEQYKNYENVPTSGDFIDKEWKSKDKGGSYYEFFYNSRMVKPTILHFQLRNLVWATSKHDVYLMSNYLVMHWSSLTRNLSEVVNFAGHVSPSEKHKGSLLEGFTQTQISTLAVKDKLMVAGGFQGELVCKRLDNPGISFCARTTYEDNAITNAVEIFSSLSGCHHFMASNNDCGIREYDMERFELLKHFRFPWPVNHTSISPDRKLIAVVGDHVDGLLVDSQSGKVVSTVEGHRDFSFATAWHPNGYVFATGNQDKTCRVWDVRKLSESVAVLKGNLGATRSIRFSSDGKFMVAAEPADFVHVYSTQANYEKRQEIDFFGEISGVSLSPDDECLYIGIWDRTYASLLQYNRKHTYQYLDSFI; encoded by the exons ATGTCCCAGCAGCAAGTTGATGAATTTGATTATATGGCGGATGAACCTGATGTGGCTGATTTCATTGATGATGTAGATGGCGAATTTTTTGCTCGAGACGACGGGAATATAGGAGTGGATGAGTATGATTTG CTTACGGAGGTGACTGATACATCAGCTGCGAGTGCAAGACGAGGCAAAGATATTCAGGGTATTCCCTGGGATAGGTTGAATATAACTAGAGAGAAATACCGGTTAACTAGGCTTGAGCAGTACAAGAATTATGAGAATGTCCCTACCTCTGGGGATTTCATAGATAAG GAATGGAAGTCGAAGGATAAGGGTGGAagttattatgaatttttctaCAATTCAAGAATGGTTAAACCTACAATTTTACATTTTCAG CTTAGAAATCTTGTTTGGGCTACATCAAAACATGATGTTTATCTCATGTCCAACTATCTAGTGATGCATTGGTCATCATTAACTAGAAATTTGTCAGAGGTGGTTAACTTTGCAGGCCATGTTTCTCCTTCCGAG AAACACAAAGGAAGCTTGTTGGAAGGTTTCACCCAAACCCAAATCAGTACATTAGCAGTCAAAGACAAACTCATGGTTGCCGGAGGTTTTCAAGGAGAATTAGTATGCAAG CGCCTTGATAACCCGGGAATCAGTTTCTGTGCTCGTACAACATATGAAGATaatgctatcactaatgctgtCGAAATATTTAGCAGTTTGAG TGGTTGTCATCATTTCATGGCGTCAAATAATGATTGTGGAATACGGGAATATGATATGGAGAGATTTGAGCTTTTAAAGCACTTCCGCTTCCCTTGGCCTGTAAAT CACACATCAATTAGCCCAGATCGGAAGCTCATTGCTGTTGTAGGagatcatgttgatggtttGTTAGTCGATTCACAAAGTGGAAAG GTAGTTTCAACTGTGGAAGGTCATCGTGATTTTTCCTTCGCAACCGCATGGCATCCAAATGGTTATGTTTTCGCCACAGGCAATCAAGACAAAACATGCCGAGTTTGGGATGTGCGTAAGCTTTCAGAATCAGTTGCAGTTCTAAAGGGAAACTTGGGCGCAACTCGATCCATCCGATTTTCATCAGACGGCAAATTCATGGTGGCTGCCGAACCAGCCGATTTTGTCCATGTGTATAGTACACAAGCAAACTATGAGAAGCGCCAGGAGATTGATTTCTTCGGGGAGATCTCCGGAGTATCACTAAGCCCTGATGACGAGTGTTTATACATAGGAATATGGGACAGGACTTACGCGAGCTTGTTACAGTACAACAGAAAGCACACTTATCAATACCTCGATTCGTTCATATGA
- the LOC130826044 gene encoding probably inactive leucine-rich repeat receptor-like protein kinase At3g28040, whose translation MDTLRLFMYLLLMSCSNIQANEDAFIDLNDDVLGLIVFKSDLNNPPALSSWTEDDSSPCSWKCIRCNPSTGRVTGLSITGLGLSGRLGKGLKKLLFLEVISLSNNNLTGEISPELAQLPNLKTLDLSHNKFSGQIPTFSSLKYLDLSKNMLSGTLPDNFFQNLQSLSYLSLSGNSFEGPIPSTLSKCSVLTGLNLSNNHFSGNPFAPNGGIYALNRLRLLDLSNNLFSGSVPTGIYTLHNLKELHLQGNQFFGSIPFDIGLCPHLVKVDLGRNSLIGEIPDSLGSLNSLIFLSLRHNTLSGEFPQWIGKLINLQHLDVSHNGLTGDLPMSLGDLKSVRSLSLSDNKLTGNLPTSLAQCNELRTLKLKGNLLNGRIPTELFSMGLEEMDLSDNRFTGSIPHASGRIFESLIDLDLSKNDLSGDIPPEMGLFSSLRYLNLSWNNLHSRIPPEIGYLQNLTVLDLRDSALYGLIPGDLCDSSSSLSILQLDDNALSGPIPEEIGNCASLHLLSLSHNNLNGSIPSSMSMLKNLEILRFESNELSGEMPKELGTIQNLLAVNISYNKLVGRLPPGGIFPSLDASALQGNLGLCTPLVKGSCKLNVQKPLVLDPNAYRNQIQGNNAEDEIARRLDHHKFFSISAIIAISAAVIIVCGVLVITLLNASARRKLAFIDNALESIFSTSSRSTTPSIGRLVLFDTRSSGDLFANPESLTNKASEIGGGVFGTVYKASIGSEGRIVAVKKLYTSNILEYPEDFDREVRALGKARNLNVASLRGYYWTPHLQLLVSDFALNGSLQFRLHERPFNMAPLSWSTRFRILLGTAKGLAHLHNSCNPPITHYNLKPSNILLDENYNAKVSDFGLARLLTNVQNHSMIENRFQGAPGYTAPELACQSLRVNEKCDVYSFGVITLEIITGKRPIEYGEDNVMILNDHVKVLLEEGNVLECVDESIGEYPDEEVLPVLKLALVCTSQIPSSRPSMKEVVQILQVIKTPLPQR comes from the exons ATGGATACACTCAGATTGTTTATGTACCTTCTTTTAATGTCATGCTCAAACATCCAAGCCAATGAGGATGCATTTATCGATCTAAACGATGATGTTTTAGGCCTAATAGTGTTCAAATCAGACCTCAATAACCCACCAGCATTAAGCTCGTGGACCGAGGATGACAGTTCTCCTTGCTCTTGGAAGTGCATTCGATGCAACCCATCGACAGGCAGGGTTACCGGGCTCTCGATCACCGGGCTAGGCCTATCAGGGCGGTTAGGAAAAGGGTTAAAAAAGCTTCTTTTCCTTGAGGTAATCTCACTATCCAACAACAATCTAACTGGTGAAATATCCCCTGAATTAGCCCAACTTCCCAATCTTAAAACACTTGATCTTAGTCATAACAAATTTTCAGGGCAAATCCCAACATTTTCCTCTCTAAAATACCTTGATCTCTCTAAGAATATGCTATCTGGTACATTACCTGAtaactttttccaaaatttgCAATCTTTAAGCTACCTTTCCTTATCAGGAAACTCTTTTGAAGGTCCAATACCTAGTACACTTTCCAAATGTAGTGTTCTAACTGGTTTAAACCTCTCAAACAATCATTTTTCTGGTAACCCATTTGCCCCAAATGGTGGGATTTATGCTTTAAATAGGCTAAGATTGTTAGATTTATCAAACAATCTGTTTTCTGGTAGTGTTCCTACTGGTATTTATACCTTACATAACCTTAAGGAATTACATTTACAAGGTAACCAATTCTTTGGTTCTATACCATTTGATATTGGTCTATGTCCCCATTTGGTTAAAGTCGATCTAGGCAGAAATTCCTTGATTGGAGAAATACCCGATTCACTTGGTTCACTAAACTCACTGATTTTCCTTAGTTTACGACACAATACCTTGTCGGGTGAATTTCCTCAGTGGATTGGAAAACTGATCAATTTGCAACATTTGGATGTGTCACACAACGGTTTAACAGGAGATTTACCCATGTCATTGGGTGACCTTAAATCAGTTCGATCTCTTAGTTTGTCGGATAACAAGCTTACCGGGAACTTACCCACTTCATTAGCTCAGTGCAATGAACTTCGAACCCTTAAACTTAAGGGTAACCTTTTAAATGGGAGGATACCAACAGAGCTGTTTTCAATGGGATTGGAAGAAATGGACTTGTCAGATAACAGATTCACAGGCTCAATCCCACATGCTTCTGGTCGAATTTTCGAGTCTTTGATTGATTTGGATTTGTCAAAGAATGATCTTTCAGGGGATATCCCACCAGAAATGGGGCTGTTCTCTAGTTTAAGGTACTTAAATTTGTCATGGAATAACCTCCATTCCAGGATACCCCCTGAAATTGGGTACCTCCAGAATTTAACAGTCTTAGATTTAAGGGATAGTGCCCTATATGGGCTAATTCCTGGGGATTTATGTGATTCATCAAGTAGCTTGTCTATCCTTCAATTGGATGATAATGCCTTAAGTGGCCCTATTCCTGAAGAAATTGGAAATTGTGCTTCACTACATTTATT GAGTTTGTCTCATAACAATTTGAATGGTTCAATTCCAAGCTCAATGTCCATGCTAAAAAACCTCGAGATTTTAAGGTTCGAGTCAAATGAGCTCAGCGGAGAGATGCCTAAAGAGCTCGGAACAATACAAAATCTTCTTGCAGTAAACATATCCTACAATAAGCTCGTTGGCAGGCTACCTCCCGGAGGAATATTTCCTAGCTTAGATGCAAGTGCATTACAAGGGAACTTGGGACTTTGCACACCTTTGGTAAAAGGTTCATGCAAGCTAAACGTACAAAAGCCACTAGTCCTCGATCCAAATGCATATCGCAACCAAATCCAAGGTAATAACGCGGAGGATGAGATAGCAAGACGATTAGATCATCACAAATTCTTCAGTATATCAGCTATAATCGCGATTTCAGCAGCTGTTATTATTGTATGTGGGGTACTAGTAATAACCCTTTTAAACGCGTCTGCAAGAAGGAAACTCGCGTTCATTGACAACGCATTGGAAAGCATTTTCTCTACTTCTTCTCGTTCTACAACACCCTCTATAGGCCGGTTAGTCCTATTCGATACAAGAAGCTCGGGAGACCTGTTTGCCAACCCTGAATCCCTTACAAACAAGGCATCAGAAATCGGAGGAGGGGTTTTCGGGACAGTTTACAAGGCTTCTATAGGGTCCGAAGGGAGAATCGTAGCAGTTAAAAAACTCTACACGTCCAACATACTCGAGTACCCTGAAGACTTTGATCGGGAAGTACGAGCCCTAGGAAAGGCAAGGAACCTAAATGTTGCTTCCCTTAGGGGGTACTATTGGACACCACATTTACAACTTTTGGTATCGGATTTTGCATTGAACGGAAGCCTCCAATTCCGACTCCATGAAAGGCCATTCAACATGGCGCCTCTATCTTGGTCGACAAGGTTCAGAATCTTACTCGGGACAGCAAAAGGACTCGCGCATTTGCACAATTCCTGCAACCCACCAATCACACATTACAACTTAAAGCCTAGTAACATCTTACTAGACGAGAATTACAACGCTAAAGTATCTGATTTCGGGCTTGCAAGATTGCTTACCAACGTACAAAATCATAGCATGATCGAAAACAGATTTCAGGGTGCACCAGGGTACACAGCACCAGAACTCGCGTGCCAGAGTCTAAGAGTCAACGAAAAGTGCGATGTTTATAGCTTTGGCGTGATCACACTAGAGATCATTACAGGAAAACGACCCATTGAATATGGAGAAGACAATGTAATGATACTAAATGATCATGTAAAAGTGTTGCTTGAAGAAGGAAATGTATTGGAATGTGTTGATGAAAGTATAGGGGAATACCCTGATGAAGAAGTTTTGCCTGTTCTTAAGTTAGCATTGGTTTGTACTTCACAAATTCCTTCAAGCAGGCCATCAATGAAAGAAGTAGTTCAGATTTTGCAAGTTATCAAGACTCCTCTACCTCAAAGATAA
- the LOC130826042 gene encoding protein WHAT'S THIS FACTOR 1 homolog, chloroplastic, with protein sequence MTTLLPVSFPESRRPYLGVESSFVPSITIDRIATDGKTLVSMRKCKKGSLSICCSAPKVVRDRSLDKHVIKQNRIRFVQKLRILLLSKPKHYMPLHILSKCRSYLSLSKPRSIVSMIQRYPTLFELFYIPYPPTPFNATKTNSQLCVRLTPAAESLSMQEAHLKSSMSVTLANKLQKLLMLSPHKRLVLSKLAHLGPDLGLPINFRSCLCNNHPEQFKIVDTSYGRALELVTWDPNLTYPLEKPKNCTQELIVDRPLKFKLVKLRKGINVKRKHHDLLVKFGELPKICPYNTSIEDFRKDSIEAEKRACSVVREILGMTIEKRTLIDHLTHFRKDFGLPNKLRAMLVRHPELFYVSLKGERDSVFLVEAYDDKGELIQKDEGLIVKERLCELVRQGKRIRRARKLALANDESMIRDHPVVVAQLEPFDDVHDDGLDEIFDWDDSDFEIFEEDDDDEEYTWTLEKHKFWISESSLKGHGDGGDTFERW encoded by the coding sequence AGTTTTCCGGAAAGCAGGAGACCTTACCTTGGTGTTGAATCTAGTTTTGTACCCTCTATAACAATTGATAGGATTGCTACAGATGGAAAGACTTTGGTTTCTATGAGGAAATGTAAAAAAGGGTCTCTCTCTATATGTTGTTCAGCTCCAAAGGTTGTACGAGACCGATCATTAGATAAGCATGTAATTAAACAAAACAGAATACGGTTTGTGCAGAAGCTGAGGATCTTGCTTCTTTCAAAACCTAAACATTACATGCCTCTACACATTCTTTCCAAATGCCGCTCCTACTTGTCTTTATCGAAGCCTCGATCAATTGTGTCCATGATACAACGTTATCCTACCCTTTTCGAACTCTTTTACATTCCATATCCACCAACTCCATTTAATGCCACAAAAACAAACTCACAACTTTGTGTACGTCTAACCCCTGCTGCTGAATCACTTTCTATGCAAGAAGCCCATCTTAAGTCTTCTATGTCTGTTACACTTGCCAACAAGCTTCAAAAGCTTCTCATGCTTTCCCCACATAAGAGGCTTGTTTTGTCTAAGCTTGCCCATTTGGGCCCTGATCTTGGTCTACCGATCAATTTTAGGTCCTGTCTTTGCAATAACCACCCCGAACAATTCAAGATTGTCGATACATCCTATGGTCGTGCACTTGAGCTTGTTACTTGGGATCCCAACTTAACATACCCATtggaaaaaccaaaaaattgcACACAAGAGCTGATAGTGGATCGACCTTTGAAATTTAAGTTGGTGAAACTAAGAAAGGGCATAAATGTAAAGAGAAAGCATCATGATCTTTTGGTCAAATTCGGAGAGTTGCCCAAAATTTGTCCATACAATACATCTATTGAGGATTTTCGGAAAGATTCTATTGAAGCAGAAAAGAGGGCTTGCAGTGTGGTGAGAGAAATTTTGGGGATGACAATTGAGAAGAGGACATTGATTGACCATTTGACGCATTTTAGGAAAGATTTTGGGCTACCCAACAAGTTAAGGGCTATGTTGGTTCGGCACCCAGAGCTGTTTTATGTAAGTTTGAAGGGAGAGAGGGACTCAGTGTTCTTGGTAGAGGCATATGATGATAAGGGTGAACTTATCCAGAAAGATGAAGGTCTCATAGTCAAAGAGCGTTTGTGTGAGTTGGTCAGGCAAGGAAAGAGAATAAGGCGAGCTAGGAAATTGGCTCTGGCTAATGATGAGTCTATGATTCGTGATCACCCTGTGGTTGTTGCTCAGTTGGAACCTTTTGATGATGTCCATGATGATGGATTAGATGAAATTTTTGACTGGGATGATTCAGATTTTGAAATTTTCGAggaagacgacgatgatgaagaGTATACATGGACCTTGGAAAAGCACAAATTCTGGATTTCAGAAAGTTCTTTAAAGGGTCATGGTGATGGTGGTGATACTTTTGAGCGTTGGTAG
- the LOC130826046 gene encoding CRIB domain-containing protein RIC4-like, whose translation MSKVMKEQTERWVFLPFSFGCSSRTSVDIGSPSPLNDTTQTSRPGRQKDQTISKEKKNALRFKHQKSKLSHGIQRLIRRLKFVSQIFAYKDEMNEEEEKEMEIGYPTDVKHLTHIGWDGSTTISNLAKGWENLTTSEIISFPSISLKQFEIAMAKQAEAAAASATAVGDKLVQNT comes from the exons ATGAGTAAAGTCATGAAGGAACAAACTGAAAGATGGGTGTTTCTTCCTTTCTCCTTCGGTTGTTCTTCGCGTACCAGCGTTGATATTGGCTCTCCGAGCCCTCTTAATGACACGACTCAAACCA GTAGACCAGGAAGGCAGAAGGATCAAACAATCAGCAAGGAAAAAAAGAATGCTCTCAGATTCAAGCATCAAAAATCGAAGTTATCCCATGGAATTCAAAGATTGATCAGAAGGCTCAAATTTGTCTCTCAGATCTTTG CTTATAAGGATgagatgaatgaagaagaagaaaaggaaatgGAGATAGGCTACCCAACAGATGTGAAGCATTTGACACACATCGGGTGGGATGGTTCTACAACCATTTCCAATTTGGCCAAAGGGTGGGAAAACTTAACTACTTCTGAAATCATCTCTTTCCCATCCATTTCCTTGAAACAGTTTGAGATTGCAATGGCTAAACAAGCTGAAGCTGCTGCTGCTAGTGCTACTGCTGTTGGAGATAAACTCGTCCAAAACACCtga